One Bacteroidales bacterium DNA window includes the following coding sequences:
- the ruvA gene encoding Holliday junction branch migration protein RuvA, with product MYEYIQGKLVEINPVYAVLDTGGTGFILQITLNTFTKISGLENCKLYVHQVIREDAHVLFGFADQEERELFRLLISVSGVGPNTARLLLSSLNVAELKEAIVTGKVGILKSVKGIGEKSAQRIIVDLKDKIDKGTAWPQKVEISHNTIREQSLSGLVVLGFPRKVAEKAIDEVIKEFRQLGDIEVEGGSLSVERLIKEALKRI from the coding sequence ATGTACGAATATATCCAGGGTAAACTAGTTGAAATTAATCCCGTGTATGCTGTATTAGATACCGGAGGAACAGGATTCATCCTGCAGATCACATTAAATACATTCACTAAAATCTCAGGTTTGGAGAACTGCAAGTTATATGTTCATCAGGTCATAAGGGAGGACGCGCATGTCTTGTTTGGTTTTGCAGACCAGGAAGAGCGGGAACTTTTTCGCTTGCTGATCTCTGTTTCAGGAGTCGGGCCCAACACGGCAAGATTGCTGCTTTCCTCACTCAATGTTGCCGAATTAAAGGAGGCCATCGTGACCGGCAAGGTCGGTATCCTGAAATCAGTCAAAGGGATCGGTGAGAAATCGGCACAACGGATTATTGTCGACCTGAAAGATAAAATAGATAAAGGGACAGCCTGGCCTCAAAAAGTTGAAATATCACACAATACTATCAGGGAACAATCGTTATCAGGACTGGTAGTTTTGGGGTTCCCCAGGAAAGTGGCTGAAAAAGCAATAGATGAGGTGATCAAAGAATTCAGGCAGCTTGGTGATATTGAAGTTGAAGGAGGATCATTGAGTGTGGAACGATTAATAAAAGAAGCCCTGAAAAGAATTTGA